Proteins co-encoded in one Brassica rapa cultivar Chiifu-401-42 chromosome A02, CAAS_Brap_v3.01, whole genome shotgun sequence genomic window:
- the LOC103852005 gene encoding PRA1 family protein H, with protein sequence MVMEATRRMSFSPNPLSLTIEAKPPTALSAQLVAVFSLLTINPFSKLSADDFSGDTPTWTTSFFCDSDSYSFPSSSHEARNRVHENVKRFARNYATLFILFFTYELFEMPLALLGFVTSYAFWELFKFCVDRWESNRHPLIRKILIRVALCGKYPVDVSFLVLWFCIVNLVDMDPKMIYLLS encoded by the exons GCGACAAGAAGAATGAGTTTCTCTCCTAATCCTCTCTCGCTAACCATTGAAGCTAAACCTCCTACGGCTCTGTCGGCTCAGCTCGTCGCTGTCTTCTCTCTTCTAACAATCAACCCTTTCTCGAAGCTCTCAGCCGATGATTTCTCTGGAGATACGCCAACATGGACAACCAGTTTCTTCTGCGACTCTGACTCTTACTCGTTCCCGTCGTCTTCTCATGAAGCTAGAAACAGAGTCCATGAGAATGTCAAGCGCTTCGCTAGGAACTACGCAACACTCTTCATCCTCTTCTTCACTTACGAACT GTTTGAGATGCCACTAGCGTTGCTAGGATTTGTAACAAGCTATGCCTTTTGGGAGCTGTTCAAATTCTGCGTCGACAGATGGGAATCCAATCGACATCCCTTGATCCGAAAAATATTAATCCGTGTAGCATTATGTGGTAAGTATCCAGTAGATGTTTCTTTCTTGGTTCTTTGGTTTTGCATAGTTAACCTTGTTGATATGGACCCTAAGATGATATATTTACTTAGTTGA